A genomic stretch from Scomber scombrus chromosome 8, fScoSco1.1, whole genome shotgun sequence includes:
- the LOC133984837 gene encoding regulator of G-protein signaling 5-like, producing MCKGLAALPQSCLERAKEIKSKLGVLLQKPDNAIDLIIPYPEKTEKKPEKLQKPTPDEAAQWRESLDHVLSNGYGVAAFRSFLQSEFSDENIEFWAACEDFKKTKNPVKMAAKAKKIYEDFIQSEGPREVNIDHFTKDVTLRNLVDLSPATFDLAQKRIHALMEKDSFGRFLRSEQYQELLVN from the exons ATGTGTAAAGGATTAGCTGCGTTACCCCAATCCTGCCTGGAAAG GGCAAAGGAGATCAAGTCTAAATTGGGGGTTTTGCTGCAGAAGCCCGATAATGCCATCGACCTCATCATCCCCTACCCGGAGAAGACTGAGAAGAAGCCGGAGAAGCTGCAAAA GCCAACTCCTGATGAAGCTGCTCAGTGGCGTGAGAGTCTGGACCATGTCCTAAGCAACGGCT ATGGTGTGGCTGCTTTCCGTAGCTTCCTTCAGTCTGAGTTCAGTGATGAGAACATTGAGTTCTGGGCAGCATGCGAGGACTTCAAGAAGACCAAGAACCCAGTGAAGATGGCTGCCAAGGCCAAGAAGATCTATGAGGACTTCATCCAGTCTGAGGGACCCAGAGAG GTGAACATTGACCACTTCACCAAGGATGTGACCCTGAGGAATCTGGTTGATCTGTCCCCAGCAACCTTCGACCTGGCTCAGAAGAGGATTCACGCCCTGATGGAGAAAGACTCCTTCGGTCGCTTCCTGAGATCTGAGCAGTACCAGGAGCTCCTGGTCAACTAA
- the rgs4 gene encoding regulator of G-protein signaling 4, which translates to MCKGLATLPATCLKSAKDIKHKISFLLQKPEHQAADQKQMKEKTAAAAAKSVPTAAEVEKWKESFSHVMNSETGRKVFTTFLKSEFSKENMDFWLACEDYKKSTTSKLATRAKLIYQQYVEADSPNEVNLDAVTREVTMQNIESAVPSCFDEAQKMIYTLMAKDSYRRFLNSKLIQDLSNIRSRTVKDKKENNNCQCAKNRQALASGA; encoded by the exons ATGTGTAAAGGACTTGCAACACTTCCGGCAACATGCCTGAAAAG TGCCAAAGACATCAAGCACAAAATAAGTTTCTTGCTCCAGAAGCCCGAACATCAAGCAGCGGATCAGAAGCAGATGAAAGAGaagactgctgcagctgctgcaaagAG TGTGCCAACTGCAGCTGAGGTGGAGAAATGGAAGGAGTCTTTCAGCCACGTGATGAACAGTGAGA cGGGTCGTAAAGTCTTCACCACCTTCCTGAAGTCAGAATTCAGCAAGGAGAACATGGACTTCTGGCTTGCCTGCGAGGATTACAAGAAGAGCACAACTTCCAAGTTGGCAACCAGAGCCAAGCTGATCTACCAGCAATATGTTGAGGCAGATTCTCCTAATGAG GTAAACCTAGACGCAGTCACCAGAGAAGTAACGATGCAGAACATCGAGAGCGCCGTCCCGTCTTGTTTCGACGAGGCTCAGAAGATGATCTACACGTTGATGGCGAAAGACTCCTACAGGCGCTTCCTCAACTCCAAACTGATCCAGGATCTGTCTAACATACGCTCCAGAACTGTTAAGGACAAAAAGGAGAATAATAACTGTCAATGTGCCAAGAACAGGCAGGCGTTAGCCAGCGGCGCCTaa